A window of Aurantibacillus circumpalustris genomic DNA:
GTGAATTATTTTCAAGATGTAATTTCCAAATTATATTGTTATGATTTGAATGGTAAGCTGGAAAGAGAAATAAAACTTCCAGGCCTTTGTCGCCTTAGTGCCTTTAATACAGATAAGAATGATGATTTTGCGATCTACAGTATTTCTATGTTTACTTCACCAGGACAAACCTATTATCTAGATGCAAAAACATGGACAAGCAAACTCATTTTTCAACCTAATTGCAAATTTGATTCTGATAAGTATGAAACCGAACAGGTTTTCATTGAAACCAAAGATGGGACTGTAGTCCCAATGTTTATTACCAAGAAAAAAGATTTAAAAATGAATCCTGAAACTCCTTGTTTTGTTTATGGATATGGTGGATTTAATATTTCAATTGCCCCAGAATTTAGAATTGACAGGACAGTTTTTTTAGAAGCTGGTGGTATATACTGCGTTCCGAACATTCGTGGTGGTGGCGAGTATGGCGAAGATTGGCACAAGCTCGGAACAAAATGCAATAAACAAAATGTATTTGATGATTTTATTGCTGCATGCGATTTTTTAGTTGCAAAAAAATATACTTCCTATAATAAAATTGCCATTCATGGTCGCAGTAACGGCGGTCTCTTAATTGGAGCGGTGATCACACAGCGTCCGGATATCTGCAAAGTTGCCATTCCGGCAGTAGGTGTTTTAGACATGCTAAGGTTCCATTTATTTACAATAGGAAGAGCTTGGTCTGTTGATTACGGTAATAGTGAAACTAAAAACGAATTTGATTGTTTGATAAAGTACTCGCCTTTACAAAATATAAAAGACGTGAATTACCCTGCGACTTTGGTTTTAACAGGAGATCATGATGATCGTGTTGTTCCAGCTCACTCCTTTAAATTTGCAGCCACCTTACAAGAAAAAAATAAAAGCAAAGAACCTATGCTCATTCGCATAGATGTGAACGCAGGACATGGTGCCGGAAAACCAACCAGCAAACAAATTGATGAGTTTGCCGATATGTGGAGTTTTGTTTTTTATAATTTAGGGATAAATACTCTTTAAAGAAATTTCTTTACACTAAGACCAAAGGCACTTTAATAGCATGCCTCACCCCTTCAATAGTAGTCCCCAGTAAAATATCTTTCAATGTTTTATGACCGTGCGTTCCCATCACAACCGTATCGCAATTATTTTTTATTATCAGAGCTGGTATCGCAACTTTAGGATTTCCAAAACCCAATTGAATTTCCGTTTTAATGTTCATTGCTTTCAGTTGGTTTTGGTATTGCAAGAGCTTTTGGTAATCCTCTTCACGTTCATGATCAAAAGCATCTTCACCGTAAACCATGGCATTCGCACTTTCCAGCACATGTATTAATATAAGTGTGGAATCTTTATTGCTCATTTGAATTGCTTTATTAATTGCCTTATTATCGCTAGTACCAAAATCAACTGTGACAGCAATTTTAGTTAAAGCAGTCTCAAAATCCAATACTAATGGTGTAAACTCGGTGTGAAATCCTTTGTCAGCTGTTTTTCTTTCTTTTGTAATGAATGGAATCACCAAAATATAAACCAACATGATTAAACAAAATACACAAAAAGGTACAATGGTAAAGCTCACCAAAATAGGACTGGAACTCGTTACCAACAAATCAGAAATCTCAACATAAACAAGATTAATATTTAGAACTATAATTACCAAAGCGGATACCCAAGAAGCCGTTTTTTGCCAGGCGGGTATGACAAAATCTCCCATCTTACTTTTATCACTTACAAAATGAATAAGTGGAATAATTGCAAAGCCTAATTGAAGACTCAAAATCACTTGCGAAAAAATAAGGAGTTTTCCGGTAGCACTTTCACCCAATACTAAAATAGTGATGAATGCCGGGACAATCGCAATCAACCGTGTAATCAGTCTTCTAATCCATGGCTGCAGACGTAAATTCAAATAGCCTTCCATCACGACTTGTCCAGCTAATGTTCCTGTAATTGTAGAACTTTGTCCGGCTGCAATAAGAGCTACTGCAAATAAGATTGGAGCGAGTGCACTACCCAGCATAGGCGCTAATAACTGATGCGCATCTTGAATTTCGACAACATCGTGTTTACCATTTTTAAAAAAAGTAGCGGCTGAAAGAATTAAAATGGCTGCATTCACAAAAAGCGCAAGATTAAGCGCAATAGCACTATCAATGGTATTAAAACGAATAGCTTTTTTTATGTCGACTGGGGTCCGTTTAAAAGTTCGTGTTTGAACAAGCGAGCTATGGAGATAAAGATTATGCGGCATAACGGTTGCTCCGATAATCCCAATGGCAATATATAACGCTTCGTCGTTTGCAATAAAAGGTGTTAAACCTGAAGCTATATCTGCTAAATCTGGTTTTGCAATCAGTAACTGAATAAAAAATGAAACTCCAATTAAAAGAACAAGACTGATTATAAACGCTTCCAATTTTCTTATTCCTTTATTTAATAGAAACAAAAGGATAAAACTATCGAACACCGTAATACAAACGCCTATTAAAATACTTACGCCTGGAAAAAGCAAATGCAAACCAATCGCCATTCCTATTACCTCAGCCAGATCACAAGCTGCGATCGCGATTTCGGCTAAAGCATATAAAAAGAGATTAATGAAACGCGGATAATTTTCGCGCGATGTTTGCGCTAAATCTTTTCCTGTAACAACGCCTAAACGTACGCAATGACTTTGAAGCAAGAGTGCAATAATATTGCTCATTACCAAAACCCATAATAAACTATAGCCAAATTTACTTCCTCCGGCAATGTCGGTAGCCCAATTCCCCGGATCCATGTAACCCACACTGATCATGTAGGCCGGACCAAAGAAAGCAAGGAGCCGACGAAAAGAACTTGTCTTTTGTGTACTGACACTTGAATTTACTTCTTCTAACGATTTATTCATTTTTTAATTTCAACTAAAATATTTGAACTTACTTTATCACTAAAAAACTGACTTGAGTTTTTATTTATTTTTACTTTAAACGAATTATCGAATTCGTTTATCTCTTCTACTTTAATGGTATCACCAATTTTAAGTCCTATCGAAGTGAGATGCTGCAAAAAAGATTTAGAGTGTTCAGTAACACCTACAAAAACAAAAATATTTTTCGTTTTATAATTTGTTAATGGTTTCGCTTTTACATTATTCAAATGTCCGGTAGCGTCTGGAATGGGGTCACCGTGCGGATCGAACTTTGGCTTTCCTAAAAACACATCGAGACGATCAACCAATTCATCGCTTTTAATATGTTCGAGTTGTTCGGCAATGTCATGGACTTCATCCCATTTAAAATTTAATTTTTCCATGAGAAAAACTTCCCATAAACGGTGTTTACGAACAATATCTAAAGCAATGCGTTCTCCTTTTGAAGTAAGGAATACCCCTTTATATTTTTCGTAGTGAATAATTTTTTTCTCAGCAAGACGTTTTAGCATGTCCGTAACCGAACCAGCTTTGTTGTTTAGGTTTTCTGAAAGCGCGTTTGTGCTAACACCAGCTTTGTGGTTTATCTGGTTTAGCGAAAAGATTGCTTTAATGTAGTTTTCCTCGGTGAGTGAAATTTCCATGCACAAATGTACACATGTTTAAGTAAATCAAAATATAATTTTAGGTGAGCCTAAATATTTATTTAACCAAGGTAGATTAACCACGAAAAGATTCTGCTTTTTTTAACCACAAAGGGCACGAAGTGTTGCACAAAGGGCACAAAGGGTGAGAGTTTTTCTTCGTGTTCTTCGTGTCTACTTAGGGTTCTTCGTAGTTTCTGTTCTATTTAACCACAAAGACAAAGTGCTACACAAAGGGCACAAAGGGTGAGAGTTTTTCTTTGTATTCTTCGTGTCTTCTTTGTGTTCTTTGTGGTTTAAATTGAGTACTATTTATAAAACTCAACTACTGTTTGATTATCAGATGTAATCGTGAATTTTTTCTCAACCGTATAAATACTTCCTTTTAAAGCCTTTGCACGCCAAGTTGCTACATACTTTCCAGGTTGTAAATAATAAGTCTGAATCGTTTGTGTGGATAAATTACATACCCACTCCAGTCTTCCGTCACGGTTCAATAAAATACTTCCATCGCCTGCTTCAAGGCACTTCACCTGCACCACACCGGCATTGGGGATATCAATTGTTTTTAGTTTTGATTGTTCTATCGTAATCTTATTGATAAAAATTCGTGGCAGGGTTAAAATCTCAACATCATAATTTCCAACAATGTATTTTTCATTGCTGTTCAAAGGCTGAACGTTTAGTGTGTTCATCGCATTTGTCTTACGAACAACACACTTTACTCTTTCATTGTAATTGTAAACACCTTGATTTCGGTTAATGGCCAAAAAACCTTGCGGTGCATCTATGGGAATAATGTTATGCTTACCTGGAGATAATTTAATCTCCTTACTTTCAGTTGGCGGAATAGTATGTGCAATTACCTTGTAGGTTGGATAATCGTCCACGAACAAGGTGTCAGGATTTCCCTGGTAATTCATTGTGTGAATATAATTGTACTTGTATTGATTTCTTTCAACATCATAAAACGTCATGTTCACATTGGTTTCCTTTGGCTGACCTCTGGTATCAAAGAGATTAACCTGTGTGGTAGTTCTGTTAAGTTTTTGTTGTTGAATGATTGTAGAGATCGTTGAAAAAGTCTCTTCACTATCATAATCATAAAATGTTCCCACACATTCAAAGGTTTTAATTTGTTCCGGACTCAATCCTATACCAATAATAAACGGTTTAAATACAATTCCTTTTGCCATTAATTTTTGTCTTGCCGCGCAGGGATCACCGCCGCATTCTTCAATGCCATCCGTAATAATAATTACAATATTGGTTGTTTTGTTGTCTTTAAAATCATTCGCAGCTTCGGTTAAGGAATGTTCAATAGGTGTTATGCCAGTAGGCTTAGCTTCACTTACTTTTTGTTTGATGTGAGAAAGATTGTTTGGACCAAAAGGAACGACCAGTTTACTGTCCTTGCAATCCCCTGGCGGATATTTTACAGTGTGACCATACATTCGCAGCGCAAACTGCATGGATTTATCTTTTCCTAAACTATCTACAAACTTGTAAAAAAGATTTTTAGCACCGTCCATGCGAGTACTATTCTCATGTTTGGAGCTCATACTTTTGCTAGCGTCAAACACAAATAAAATTCGTACTGGTTTTTGGACGGTTTTTTTTTGTGAGATTCCTAAAGAACTAAGAAAAATAAATATAGAGAGTAATAAAAAACGCATATTAAAAATCTAAATGTAAGAGAAGAAACGACTCACATTTTTAATAACGGTAAATAGTTTTAAACGATACTTTTTTATTAATTAGCGTAAAAGCAACACGTTTCCTTTCATCTGCATGTATTCACCGCGAGCGTTCTTGTAATCGATTAAATATACATATACGTCGGGGGTACAATTTGAGCCGTCCCAGGCTTTTGTATCGTCGTTTGTTTCAAATACTTTTTTTCCCCAGCGATTAAAAACGCTGACATGATAATCGGTTTTTTCAATAAAATGTGTAATGGGTAACCATGTTGTATTTACACCTCGCGGCGCAAAAGCATTTGGTACATAAATATTCCCTTCCATATAAACAGCCACCGGATTAGAACTACTCAATTCGAGTATACCATAGATATTTCCAATTCCTTCAACAGCCTGCACAACGTATTCTATCTTTGCTCCTTGTGAGGCTGCACCTTCAATATTGTCGGTATAAGTTGTGGTGAGGGCATCGGTAGTACCTACTAGCGCGTTGTTAAAATCATCATTAATAACTCTCAAAACATTGTAACCTGCTATTCCCCCATTAAATCCTTCGTACTCACTCCAACTAAGTTGTTTAGAAAAGATCTCCGCTTCATCACTGTGTACTTTCAGAAAAATTGTTTTAGCCACATTGCTTGAATCTCTCGGATTACCACAGCTATCTTTTACTAAAGCTCTGTAGTAATAACTTCTTAAATGTGGCTTAACAGTTTTATCCTCGTAGGAATAGTTTGCAAGACCTGTAAATGGGATAAAAGCAATTTCTTTAAAATCATTTTTGGTTTCTGAACGTTGTATAGTTACGCCTTGATACCTTCTTGTATCGTCGACGTAAACACCCACATCAATAGAGGACTCATTTTTTACAGATGCTGTTTTTAAATAAAGATATTGTGGCCCGTCTACTTGACCAGAAAAAAAACACGTACGATTTGAGGAGGCCGTAATGGTTTGCCGTTCATTTACAACACGCACAAAATAACAAACATTCTTGCCTGGTGCGACACCCTTGTGGACAAAATTTGTATCCTTTGTTTCTCCTACCACTTGAAAAGCGCTATTGTTAACAGAACAGTAGATTTTATATTTTCCAGTTGTTTCCAAAAACACACCTTTAATATCTGACCAAATGTATTTATTCCAACTTAATTTAGTTGAGTAGGCACAACGGTCATACTCGGGTTGTAAAAACATGGTGCGTATCTGATAGTTCACACTACTTCCATTTCCACAGGAATCCTTTGCCTGAACAAAAACCCCTATTGCTATTGAATTAGCTGTTGGTGTAGTATACGTATAGGAAGTGTTTTCCCTGCCCTTAAGGCTATCGATATAGCTATTTATTGCGCCATTACCACCATTGTAATAAATGTCGTATTGATTAATATCCTTATCTATTGGTATTTGCCAGCCAATAACTGTTTGTCCGTTTGACAACACACTAATAGAATCGACATAAGGCCTTTCAGGTTTTTTAATATTTACATAATCTCCCATTAATAAATTAGATAGAGAAACACAGCCACTATTATCGGCTAAGCTTACTTGGTAATTCATTTTTGCATTACAAACCGTTATTGTATCAGGATAAAGAGTGCCAGTACCGGCAGTTAAAATATTCCAGGTACCTAGCGGGTATTCTTTATTCAAAACTAAATTTGTACTTGTGGAACTTAACTTAGGCGTGTGAATAGCGTTGTATTTAAACTCCTGTGTACCATTGTTAGTGTTCGTTAAACTATTTAAAAAAATACTTCTTAAAGTATCTGATGATATAGATGTATTGGGTGCACTTCCGTAATTGGCACGCAAGTAATAATAACAGCTTTGTGCAGTTGACACCGTTGTTGTATGAACAAATGTTGTTGTGTTTAGTGAATTTAGGTTCGTGGAAACAAGAGCAAAAGTCCCAGTTCTCAGGATCGAAAAATAAACGTCGTAAGATGTAAACTGATTACCTGGATCAGAAGGAGGAATCCAGGTTAACTTAACATCTCCGTTCGGCAATACTTCAAGGCAACGCAAATCGGGAGGATTTAACTGCCCAAACATTTTAGTAATGCAAAAAATAAATATGAATAGATGAAATTTCAAATTATCTGTAATTCGTTGAAATTATAGTGTGCTTTTTATGATATAAAATTGATTTTAGCTCTCTTTTCTTCCAAAACATACTGTTTTCAACACTTATAACGAATAAAATTACTCTTTATTTTACTCCTTAAAATTTAAAGTTTGCTAATTTCTTAGTGTTAGATTGTTATTAAATACCTCAAAGTGAGGCTGATTCATAAATTATTCGTACCTTCGTTCGATACCCACGTATATGTTTTCACACAGTAATTAAACAGATTAAAAATTATAGAATATTCATTTGTTAATTTGAAAAAACTCTGCTTCATACTCTTATTTATACTGGGATCTGCCATTTATACTGATTGCTATTCTCAAATAGGAGGCAGGAAGACAGAAAAACGTATAAAGACTAAAAAAAGGGGTAACCACATTCTTACTCAATACAAAAGTCATGGTCATGCCGATAAATTCGCAAAAGGAAATAATGGAAGAAGAGGCCGCTTAGCGAGATTATTCCGAAAAAAACAACCTTCGTGGGTGTATAAATCATCTGGATCAAAAAGAAGTGCCTTCAGAGCCAACCAATACTTATTAACGCGAAGTCGCTCAAGTGGCAAAATTGATAATGCTGATGTATTAGATAGGCAAAACGGAAAGAGATCCAAGTCTCGCGTGAAGGGAAATAGAATCTTTCGTTTTAAAAAATATAAATCCCGATAATCCTTCGGGATTTTTTATTTTTACACTTTATTAATTATGAACGTTTTAATTTTAGGATCAGGAGGCAGAGAGCATGCTTTTGCCTGGAAAGTTGCTCAAAGTAAACTATTGGAAAATCTTTACATTGCACCTGGAAACGCAGGCACAGCGCATTGTGGAACAAATGTGGCAATTGGAGTAAATGACTTTGAAGCAATCAAAAATCTGGTATGGGAAAAAAATATTGACTTGGTTTTGGTTGGCCCAGAAGATCCTTTAGTAAACGGTATTCACGATTTCTTTTTAAGCGATGATGTACTAAAAGATATTCCAGTTATTGGACCTAAAAAAGATGGGGCTCAACTAGAAGGAAGTAAAGATTTCAGCAAACAGTTTATGATAAAGCATAGCGTGCCAACTGCCGCGTATGCTACTTTTACAAAAGAAAACATCAAAGAATCAGACGCTTTTTTAGAATCTTTAAAACCTCCTTATGTTTTAAAAGCCGACGGTTTAGCTGCAGGCAAAGGAGTGTTAATACTTGATAGCCTGGAAGAAGCAAAAGCAGAATTAAAAAAAATGATTCTGGATTCTAAATTTGGTAACGCAGGAAGCAAAGTGGTGATTGAAGAGTTTTTGAAAGGTATTGAATTGTCTGTATTTGTTTTGACCGATGGAAAATCATACAAAATTCTACCAGCCGCAAAAGATTATAAACGTATTGGTGAAGGTGATACCGGTTTAAATACAGGCGGAATGGGAGCTGTGAGTCCAGTGCCATTTGCAGACGAAGCTTTCATTAAAAAGGTGGAAGAAAAAGTTGTGAAGCCAACTATTGCTGGTTTAAATAAAGAAGGTATTGATTACCGCGGTTTTATTTTTATTGGATTAATGAATTGTGATGGTGAACCACGCGTAATCGAATACAATTGCCGAATGGGTGATCCGGAAACAGAAGTGGTAATTCCGCGTATAAAATCTGATCTTTTAGATTTATTAAACGGGGTTGCGACACAAACACTCGATCAAAAAAATTACGAAACCGTACCTGAAATAGCTACCACGGTTGTGATGGTAAGTGGCGGATATCCTGGAGATATCGAAAAAGGAAAAACTGTAAGTGGTTTAAATGATGCCGGAGATTCTCTGATTTTTCATTCAGGAACCAAACAAGAAGATGAAAATGTGTTAACCAACGGTGGTCGCGTTTTTGCAATTACTTCTTTTGGAAGAAGTATTGAAGACGCTGTAAAAAAGAGTTTTATTACTGCCGAAAAAATAAAATACGAAGGCAAATATTACAGAAAAGATATTGGGAAAGATTTAATGATGTATTAAAACAATGTTAGGCGCCCTTATAAAAAAAGAATTTCTTCTTGAATTTCGCCAAAAATCAACCATTGGCGGAGTTTTGGTGTATGTTATCGGAACCATTTTTGTAAGTGCTTTGTGTTTTAAAGGTAAACTCGATAAACCAACCTGGAACGCCCTATTTTGGGTAATCACCTTGTTCACTTCCGTTACCATCAGTGGAAAAAGTTTCCTAAAAGAAACTGGCGGACAAGCCCTCTTTAATTTTCTGCATTACAGCCCACAACAATTTATTATCGCTAAAATTCTCTACAACATGGTGTTTATGCTGTGTTTGAGTTTTATCACATTTTTCTTTTACGCTTTT
This region includes:
- a CDS encoding Nramp family divalent metal transporter, which encodes MNKSLEEVNSSVSTQKTSSFRRLLAFFGPAYMISVGYMDPGNWATDIAGGSKFGYSLLWVLVMSNIIALLLQSHCVRLGVVTGKDLAQTSRENYPRFINLFLYALAEIAIAACDLAEVIGMAIGLHLLFPGVSILIGVCITVFDSFILLFLLNKGIRKLEAFIISLVLLIGVSFFIQLLIAKPDLADIASGLTPFIANDEALYIAIGIIGATVMPHNLYLHSSLVQTRTFKRTPVDIKKAIRFNTIDSAIALNLALFVNAAILILSAATFFKNGKHDVVEIQDAHQLLAPMLGSALAPILFAVALIAAGQSSTITGTLAGQVVMEGYLNLRLQPWIRRLITRLIAIVPAFITILVLGESATGKLLIFSQVILSLQLGFAIIPLIHFVSDKSKMGDFVIPAWQKTASWVSALVIIVLNINLVYVEISDLLVTSSSPILVSFTIVPFCVFCLIMLVYILVIPFITKERKTADKGFHTEFTPLVLDFETALTKIAVTVDFGTSDNKAINKAIQMSNKDSTLILIHVLESANAMVYGEDAFDHEREEDYQKLLQYQNQLKAMNIKTEIQLGFGNPKVAIPALIIKNNCDTVVMGTHGHKTLKDILLGTTIEGVRHAIKVPLVLV
- a CDS encoding metal-dependent transcriptional regulator — translated: MEISLTEENYIKAIFSLNQINHKAGVSTNALSENLNNKAGSVTDMLKRLAEKKIIHYEKYKGVFLTSKGERIALDIVRKHRLWEVFLMEKLNFKWDEVHDIAEQLEHIKSDELVDRLDVFLGKPKFDPHGDPIPDATGHLNNVKAKPLTNYKTKNIFVFVGVTEHSKSFLQHLTSIGLKIGDTIKVEEINEFDNSFKVKINKNSSQFFSDKVSSNILVEIKK
- a CDS encoding gliding motility-associated C-terminal domain-containing protein, whose protein sequence is MFGQLNPPDLRCLEVLPNGDVKLTWIPPSDPGNQFTSYDVYFSILRTGTFALVSTNLNSLNTTTFVHTTTVSTAQSCYYYLRANYGSAPNTSISSDTLRSIFLNSLTNTNNGTQEFKYNAIHTPKLSSTSTNLVLNKEYPLGTWNILTAGTGTLYPDTITVCNAKMNYQVSLADNSGCVSLSNLLMGDYVNIKKPERPYVDSISVLSNGQTVIGWQIPIDKDINQYDIYYNGGNGAINSYIDSLKGRENTSYTYTTPTANSIAIGVFVQAKDSCGNGSSVNYQIRTMFLQPEYDRCAYSTKLSWNKYIWSDIKGVFLETTGKYKIYCSVNNSAFQVVGETKDTNFVHKGVAPGKNVCYFVRVVNERQTITASSNRTCFFSGQVDGPQYLYLKTASVKNESSIDVGVYVDDTRRYQGVTIQRSETKNDFKEIAFIPFTGLANYSYEDKTVKPHLRSYYYRALVKDSCGNPRDSSNVAKTIFLKVHSDEAEIFSKQLSWSEYEGFNGGIAGYNVLRVINDDFNNALVGTTDALTTTYTDNIEGAASQGAKIEYVVQAVEGIGNIYGILELSSSNPVAVYMEGNIYVPNAFAPRGVNTTWLPITHFIEKTDYHVSVFNRWGKKVFETNDDTKAWDGSNCTPDVYVYLIDYKNARGEYMQMKGNVLLLR
- the purD gene encoding phosphoribosylamine--glycine ligase, which codes for MNVLILGSGGREHAFAWKVAQSKLLENLYIAPGNAGTAHCGTNVAIGVNDFEAIKNLVWEKNIDLVLVGPEDPLVNGIHDFFLSDDVLKDIPVIGPKKDGAQLEGSKDFSKQFMIKHSVPTAAYATFTKENIKESDAFLESLKPPYVLKADGLAAGKGVLILDSLEEAKAELKKMILDSKFGNAGSKVVIEEFLKGIELSVFVLTDGKSYKILPAAKDYKRIGEGDTGLNTGGMGAVSPVPFADEAFIKKVEEKVVKPTIAGLNKEGIDYRGFIFIGLMNCDGEPRVIEYNCRMGDPETEVVIPRIKSDLLDLLNGVATQTLDQKNYETVPEIATTVVMVSGGYPGDIEKGKTVSGLNDAGDSLIFHSGTKQEDENVLTNGGRVFAITSFGRSIEDAVKKSFITAEKIKYEGKYYRKDIGKDLMMY
- a CDS encoding heme exporter protein CcmB translates to MLGALIKKEFLLEFRQKSTIGGVLVYVIGTIFVSALCFKGKLDKPTWNALFWVITLFTSVTISGKSFLKETGGQALFNFLHYSPQQFIIAKILYNMVFMLCLSFITFFFYAFFIKNEVENMSLFFIVLILASTGLAGVLSLMSAISSKASGNFAIMSILSFPVIMPLILVVIRLSKQAVDGIEWAGVGLDFIVILGALNVLTLALSFLLFPYLWRD